TTACTGTACAGGCTCGGGAACCGGGTCATGCAACCATTCACTTTGCACAGCGGCGGTCATGGGAAAAAGACAAACCACCTGTGAAGGAACATGTTCTTGAAATCTTTGTTAAGAGTTGAGCAACTTCACAGGTGAAGTCGCGGGCAAAAGAGTTTCCGTATCAGTTGTGCTCATCAACCAGAAACTTGGACATTGTGCATCGGGTAATTCCCTTAATCTATTTGTATTCATTCGCCAATTAAACCCTCATGCGCAAAAAGCAGAAAGACTGGGCAAAGGACATGGCGTTTCAACGTATTCAGAGGCTCTTCGAGCTTGCAAGCAGCGAATTCAAGACCTGCCCTGAACGCAGCAACCGTTATGTACTGCTTGCAAGGCGCCTCAGCATGAGATACCGCGTAAGGATGCCAAAGGAGCTAAGGCGCCGGATATGCAAACACTGCTGTGCTTACCTTGTAGAGGGGGCAAACGCGCGCACGAGGCTTCAGGGAACGCATATAACCACGACATGCCTTGTATGCGGAAAACAGATGAGGCTGCCGTATTAATATAGTAAAACGCCAGATAATGATCGATGGCAAAAAAGCGCCCGAACCGTCTCATCTCTGAAAAAAGCCCCTACCTGCTCCAGCATGCATACAATCCTGTGGACTGGTATCCCTGGGGGAAAGATGCCTTTGAGAAGGCGAAGAAGGAGGACAAACCCGTTTTCCTGTCCATCGGATACTCCACCTGCCACTGGTGCCATGTGATGGAGAAGGAATCCTTCGAGGACGATGCAGTGGCAACACTGATGAACGAGGCCTTTGTGAGCATAAAGGTTGACCGGGAGGAGCGCCCGGATATAGACAGCATCTATATGAAAATTTGCCAGAGAATGACGGGCAGCGGGGGCTGGCCTCTTAACATGATACTAACACCCGACAAAAAACCCTTTTATGCAGCCACATACATCCCGAAGGAAAGCAAATTCGGGAGGGCAGGGATGCTGGAGATGATCCCGCGCATAAAAAACCTCTGGAGCTTGCAGAGGAGCGAAGTGGAACAACTTGCGGCGCAGAACCTTTCTGCACTCAAAGAAGTATCCGCGTCAGGAGTGGAACTGGATGAAGACGTTCTGCATGCAGCCTATGAGCAGCTTCTTGGGATGTTTGATGAGCAGCACGGGGGTTTTGGCGATGTGCCCAAGTTCCCAACTCCCCACAACTTCATGTTCCTTCTTCGTTACTGGAGGCGCACTGGGGATACAATGGCTCTTTTCATGGTGGAAAAGACGCTCTATGCCATGCGCAAAGGCGGTATCTACGACCACATAGGCTTTGGCTTCCACCGCTACTCCGTGGATTCAGGATGGCTTGTCCCGCACTTTGAAAAAATGCTCTACGACCAGGCGATGCTGGCTCTTGCCTATGTGGAGGCTTATCAGGCAACAGGGAAAGAGGAGTATGGAAAAACATGTCGTGAAATCTTTACCTATGTTCTAAGAGATATGACCTCTCCTGAGGGCGGTTTTTATTCAGGCGAAGATGCAGACAGCGAAGGGGAGGAGGGAAAGTTCTATTTGTGGACTGAGGATGAAATCCGTTCGGTTCTTTCAGGGGAGGAAGCTCTTCTTATAAAAAAAGTATTCAATATTACTCATGAAGGCAATTTCCCTGAGGGAAAAAGCACAGGAAGAAATATCTTTTACTTATCAAAATCCCTTTATGAGAAGGCCTCTTTTCTTAAGCTTTCTATGGAAGAGCTACAGAATCGCATCGTGACTGCCCGGCGCAAGCTCTTCGATGTACGGGAAAAACGCATCCACCCGGGTAAGGATGATAAGATACTGACAGACTGGAACGGGCTGATGATAGCTGCACTGGCAAAGGGAGCGGCGGTGTTTGATGAGCCTGCATATGCAGGGGCCGCAAAGCAGGCTCTGGATTTTATTCTTTTAAAAATGAGCGATAAAGAAGGCAGGCTTTATCATCGCTATAGAGGTGGCGAAGCTGCCGTTCCGGGTTTTCTGGATGACTATGCATTTCTTATCTGGGGATTGATAGAACTCTATGAAACCACTTTTGAGATACGTTATCTTAAAAAAGTCCATGAACTTTGCAATGACATGATCAGGCATTTCTGGGACGAAGAAAACCGGGGGTTTCATCTGACTGCGGATGATGCTGAGAAGGTACTTGTTCGCAGAAAAGAGCTCTACGACGGCGCTTTGCCCGCAGGCAACTCGGTGGCAATGCTGAACCTGATTCGCCTGGGTAAAATGACAGCCAATCCCGAATTTGAAAAGAAGGGGGTGCAGATTGGAAGGGCATTCTCAAAAAGCATTTCACAGGCGCCGGCAGCATATACAATGCTCATGGCGGCGCTTGACTTTGCAATCGGTCCTTCTAGCGAAGTGGTTGTTGCCGGGGATATGGAGGCTGCGGATACGAAGAATATGCTCGCCGCTTTGCGAAGGGAGTTTATACCTGAAAAGGTGGTGATTTTCCGTCCCCTCGGCGAGGCAGCGGAGATTATACATCTCGCAGGTTATACGAGAAACATGCTAGGCATGGAAGGCAAAGCCACTGCCTATGTATGCCGGGATTTTAGCTGCAGGCTTCCGACAACCGATATCGGGGAAATGCTGAAGTTACTGAAGGTGCCTCTTGATTAAGAATAATCATATCGATTCCACCTTCGCATCCATCCATTGCTCTTCAAAAAGATGCTTCAGCAGCTCGATAATACTGAATCTCGAACCTGTCTCTATCTCCAAGGAAATATCACCATTCTCCTGACTCAACTCCGCATAGTTCAGGAGCTTCTTCTTCCTATCCTTTGCAGCCACTTCAAATTTAATAAATCCATTCGATTTCCTTATCTCAAACCCCATTCCGTTAAGAAGCAAGAAATCCTGTAACCTGTTCTGGAAGCTGTACCTGTATGTATCCTTCCATTGCGATGTTATACGGAAATTGTTTCCAATCTCTTTCTCGGAAACGCTTGAAATACTCAAAAGCTGAGTATCTATCCTGTTTTCTTTTAGAAACTCCAGAAAGACCTCCGAGCTGCCCTGGAATTCAAAATCGTACACGAAGCGCCCGAAAAGGAACCCGTATCCTTTCGAGGCGGGCATGTTCTGCACCTGCCTGCAGGAGAGATAATCCTTAACCAGGGATGGTATTTGCCCGAGAATAGCCCTGCCTGTGAAGGCGCACTTTGCTTCAGGAGTGAGGAACCTGCCGTCTTCTTTTATTGTCACAACAGCCTGTACGACCTGGGGCTTTTTCTTTCTCTCCACGGTCTTCTTGAGTTTTTTTATATCTTCCTGGGAAACCTCAGGCAGATTTGAGAGCCTACGGTCATCGCATCCCTGGCATCCAATGCATCCTCCCTTTCCTTCAAAGCAATATCCGCTGTCCTGGAAATTCCTGGCTTCATTATACATCCTCCACAGAAAAGATTTTTCAGGGGTTCCTTTTACAGTCTCGAGCGGAAAAGCATAATTTTCGTCTTTATGACCATATAATCCATCGCCAGATGCCCCTCTCAGTGATGAAATAAGCACATTTTTATCCCCGATTATGTATTCCCCGTCAAAGTATCCTCCATTTTTTGCAAAACCGGAAATAACATCAAAACATTCAAAACCGGCAAGCGCGATGTGCTGCGAAATAAGGAATTCTTCCATTTCCTGCGCCATCCTGAATTCAAAGCCGTTGGTTTCGCAATCCCTTTTCAGGTCGCCCTTGATCTTTTTTATGCTTGCAGGGTCTTTTATAGGGGAACTGAACTGCATCGGGGTAAAAGGAAGGTTAACAAGAGGGCTGAAACTCATGATTGTTCTGGCGCCGGGCGATGCCCTGCTCCTCAGTTGTTTGAGTTTCTTTATGAAATCCCTGAATTCCCCCAGATCCGCCTCGTTTTCGATGCCTGTTATTATAAAGAATAATTTTAACTGTCTGGGTTTTTTTGCATATATGTGTTCAAGAGATGAAATGAGTTCCTGCTCGGTCAGGCTCTTATGCAGATAGCGCCTCATCCTGTCGCTGATTCCTTCCACGCCGATGGTGTAGCTGCGTTTGCCTGAAAGAATCTCGAGGTCAACAAGCTCAGGGCGCAGCGAGATTATATCGGCTCGCTGGCTCTTGAAATTCACAAACTTCACTATATCGTTTAGATCTGCGATTATTTTTGATATGCCGCTGTGCATGTTGAAATTAAAACTCAGGAAATCAAGTTCCACCGGGGCATGCTTCAATTTCACAAGATGCGCCTTTTCCATTATATCCTGCGGAGAACATTCCCTGAAAGGTTTTCTTGTATACCCTTCAAAGCAGAAAGAGCAGAAGCAAGAGCAGCCCTGCGTAATCTGGAGTTTCGCCGTGTTCTCGATGTCAGTGTTCAGTATCGGATAATCGGTTAATATATACGAAGCTAGCGGCGCTTTCGGAGGGGAAATGCATACGCTATCCGGGATTGGCATCCTGATATCAAAGAAACCCTTTACCTCATTCTCAAGGCTCCTGAGAACTTTTGATTTTTCAAGATTTTTATTCTGATGCACAATAGAAACAATATCACCCACTGCACTTTCACCTTCCCCAAAAAAGAGAGCATCGATAAACGAGTCGCCTTCAGGCGATACGGCGCACTGAGCCATGAGCGCATTTGAGCCTCCCATGATCACGATAGGCTTGCTTGAATGCCTTTCTGATTTCAGGGCTGGAATTCCTGTATTTAAAAAAAGGTAGGGCAGGTTGATTAGCTCAAGAGTGAAAGAATTGGATACCAGCACAAGATCAAAATCAGATATCGAGCGAAGTGATTGGATACCTATGAAAAACGGTATTTTGTTGATTATAAAAAGCGGGATGTTCTTTGGGTTCGGGAAAAACGCATAATCGATGTATGCGGAAGCAAGAGACCGTCTGACTTCCTGGAACAGGAAATGATGCGTTATGGATTCACGCATATTTTGCAAAGGTGAGAGCCTGATTATAAGCACCCGCAGTTTTGCGTCTTCAAACTTTGGATTTTCAAAAGTGGGGTTGTTTCGCGGAAAGTATGCGCGAAAACCTTCCAGTCGATTGAGGTTTTTCGATACGAATTCTGTATAGTCCGCCATGTTGAGTGTAGATAGTATATCGCCGTATTTTATTCCATTATGAAAACTAAAAGAATTTAACGATTCTCTTTGCATAAGGGCTCTTATATTATAAGCATATTATTGGAGCTATAAATTTTGAATTCTGAGTAAGATTTATTAATGAGTTCGTTTATATCAGGTTTATAGTGAAGGATTTGTATAGGTTATAACGACTAACATTAGATTTGATGGAATGTATAGACATTAAATACTAAAAACTTTTATGATATTTTTTTATAACAGCCTGGAGGATGAAACTTGAAGTATTGTGTCGACTGCAGATACTTCACAACAAAGGTAAAAGGTAGCAATAGAGAACAGTACGACGGTTCATGCACGCTTTTCAAGAAAAACGTGTATGAAACCAATCTCGGCTGCAAGGAATTCACAGAAGAACGAATCTAGGCACAATTGAGTCAGATTCTGGCTATTGCTGTTTTTGTATTCACCTACGCACTCATAGTCCTGAAGCCGAAAAGAATCAACGAAGCACATGCGGCTTTAATCGGCGCTGCACTCACCATTGTTTTTTTGCTAAAGCCCGATAATGTGCTTGAGGCGCTCGGTATTTCGACCCCTGAAAATCCCCTGCCTCTTGTAACTACATGGAATGTTGTTGTAATTCTTGCAACCCTGATGGTTATATCAAGTCTCCTCGATGACTACGGGTTCTTTGAGTACTGCGCAACAAGGGCTGTACATGCTTCAAGAAACAGCGGTATGAGGCTTTTTTTATACACGTACCTTGTGGTTTCAGCCATATCCCTTTTTGCAGGGAACGATGTGGTTATTCTTACCACGACTCCCATTATCCTGATTTTCTGCAGGAATGCAAAGATAAACCCAAAACCCTACATGTTCGCATCTTTTTTTGCTGCCAACACTTTTTCGATGCCTCTGTATATCGGGAATCTCACCAACATACTGATTGGCGATAGCCTGCGCCTTGACTATTTCGGTTTCACAAAATACATGCTTCTTCCCACCCTTGCAGCCGCTCTTGTAAACTATCATTTATTGAAATACATCTTCAGGAAGCAGATACCAGAGAGCTTCGGCTCGCATGATAATGGCAGGATTCCCATAAGGAATAAATCTCTTGTAGCTCTTGGGCTTGCGGTTCTGCTCGGGGTAATTGTGCTTGGCGGCGCAGCAAACTATATGAAAATACCTCTCTCTGTGGTAACGTTGGGGGGTGCTGTAATCCTTATGATATTCGAGCGGCGAATAGTTCACAGGCTTAAAAGAGTCTCATGGAATGTCGTACTTTTTGTGATCGGGCTTTTTATCGTGGTAAAGGGACTCGAAGTGAGCGGCGTGGCAGGCGCAGCAGGCGAGATTATGTTTTCACATATAAGCGGTAATCTGACGGTTGCCATGTTTTCAGTTTCGCTCTTGTCTGCGTTCATGTGCAATCTTGTGAATAATATACCCATGACAGCCATGATGCTCTCCATAATCCACCATGCTTCGCTTGCGCAGCAGATGAATACAGCAATGGGGTACGCACTGGTCATAGGCTCCAATCTCGGTGCCAATTTCACTACCTTTGGCGCGCTTGCAGGTATTCTCTGGCTTGAAAGCGCAAAAAGATACGGCTGGAGCACGACAATGACCGACCTTTTGAAAATAGGGCTGTTCGTCACTCCCATAGCAATCCTAGGTGCAAGTATCATGCTGGCGCTTGAGATGTGGCTTCTATGAGTCGATTAACAGTAGATATATATCCGATTGAGTACAACACAAACCCTCATCCAGGTGATATGATGAATTTTATCGTGACAGGAACCTTCAAAGCCGGACAAAAATGGGAACGGTTTACAAAAAAAATAACGAGCCCTACTAAAAATAATGCAACCGAGAAAACATATTCCTTGATCGGAAGTGAACACGGCTTAAGGCGCAGCCTGATAAAAATTGAATCCATAGAAGAGGCGAAAGAATGAACGATGTATTGACGCAGCAGCAGCTTGCTGAATTATCAGAAAAACATCAGGTTTACCAGTATCAGGCGGAGGCATTAGCCCAGCAGATGAATATGGTACAACTTACCATTAAAGACGTGGAAACAGCGCTTATCACAATAACAGCCTTAAAAGATGAGCCAGTTGGAAGAGAGACGCTTGTACCCCTCGGATTTGGTTCTTTCGCCAAAGCCACACTTGTTGATACCGAAAAGATAGTGGTGGGAATCGGCGCCGGGGTGAGTGTGGAAAAGAAAATAGATTATGCAACAGCATTCCTTGAAAAACGCAAAGATGAACTCACCAAGTATCATGAACAACTGAATCATTCCATTGCAAAACTTGCCCAGGAGCTGCAGAATATCCAGAAAATTGTGCAAAAACATCAGCAATCACTGCAATCCCAGCAATCCAGACAGCCCATGCGCGCCCAGTAAGTATGTTTGAAAAACTTAAAGAAAAGCTTGGCAGTTTTAAAGCAGTACTTGGCGGGGCGATAGAGGAAAAAGAGAAAGAAGCCATAAAAACGCTCCCCGTAAAAACAGAAGCTGTTAAGGAAGAGGCACCTGCAGCCCCCGAACTTGCAGCAATACAAAAAGCGCCTGAAAAAATCGGTATATTCGGCAAAATAAAAGCTGCTGTTCTTGAACAGGAGTTCATAATCGAGGAGAAAAGCCTGCAAGACCATCTCTGGGAGCTTGAAATGGCGCTCCTTGAGAGCGATGTAGCGCTGCCTGTTGCTGAAAAAATAGTAGAATCCGTGAAGAACGAGCTTGTGGGCACGCGGAGAAAAATCGGCTCTGATACCGGGAAGATTGTAGAAACAGCAATAAAAAATGCAATCTCGAAAGTAATTTCGGTTGATTCTTTTGATTTTGATGAGTTTGTTAAGAAAGCAAGTAAACCTGTAAGTATTGTTTTCGTGGGTGTGAACGGGACAGGAAAGACCACTACAATAGCGAAAATGGCTGAGCGCTTTAAGTTCAAGGGTTATTCCGTGGTAATTGCGGCAGGCGATACTTTCCGCGCAGGGGCTATCGAGCAGATCGACAAACATGCCGAAGCCCTGGGAATAAAGCTCATAAAACATCAGGAAGGCGCTGACCCGGCTGCTGTCATATACGATGCGATACAGTTTGCAAGGGCAAAACACAAAGATATTGTGCTGGCTGATACTGCTGGGAGAATGCACACCAATATCAACCTGATGGATCAGTTAAGGAAGGTGTGCAGGGTAAACAAGCCCGACCTTGTTATCTTCGTGGACGAGGCTGTGGCTGGAAACGACGCCGTGGAGCGCGCCAAGCTCTTCAACAGCGCAGTGCCTTTTAACGGCAGCATTCTGACAAAGGCTGATGCCGATGCAAAAGGCGGCGCTGCTATCTCCATATCCTACACAACAGGCAAGCCCATACTTTTTCTCGGTGTGGGGCAAAGTTATAAAGACCTTGTGAAGTTCGAGCCTCAATGGCTGCTGGCAAGGTTGTTTGAATAAGCTGTCTATATGAAAACCCAGTTTTAGCATGCACATAACCCCATCGTCTGAGTTGAATAACTTATTTATGCGAACAGGTCAATCTGAATAGTGGGAGTCAGCGGATAAGGCAAAAAGCCGCAGGTGAAAATATGATATACACCTTTGAAGACAAAAAACCACTTATAGCGAAAAATGCTTTCATAGCAGATACTGCATGCATCATCGGAAATGTAACAATCGGCGAGCGATCAAGCGTCTGGTTTAATTCTGTCATCCGCGGCGACAGGGCAAAAATCAGTATAGGTAAGGGCTGCAACATCCAGGACAATGTGGTCGTACATTCGGACGAGAGGGATGTTGAAATCGGCGATAAAGTTACCATAGGGCATGGAAGCGTTATGCACGGCTGCATTGTAAAAAATAATGCACTCATAGGTATGAATGCCACGGTACTGCACGGCGCCGAAATCGGGGAATTTTCTATAGTCGGAGCAGGAGCTTTGGTGCCGCCCGGTCATAAAATCCCCGCGAACAGCCTGGTTTTCGGAATACCCTGCAAACACGCAAGGACAACAACAGACAAGGATATAGAACTCATTAACAATACCTTAAAGAATTATGAGGATTTGACTGCAAGATACCTGAAACTGAAAGGCAAATAAAATGCGGAATATAGAACTGGAAGAACTTGGCGCCACCCCGATAACCGAGCGCAAAGTGGAAGTAGTTGAAAGGAAAGGACTCGGGCATCCCGACTATATATGCGATTCCATAATGAACCAGGTCTCGGTGGAACTCTGCAAGGAATACATGAACAGATTCGGCGCCATCATGCACCACAATATAGATAAGGGGATGCTTGTGGCAGGGGAGGTAAAAACAAAATTCGGGGGCGGGGTAATCCTCAAGCCCATGCGCCTTATTTTCGGGGATAGGGCTACGTTTGAAGTGGAAGGGGAATTCATCGATGTTAATAATATCGCAATAGATGCTGCAAAGCAATGGATAAAGGATAACCTGCGGTTCGTGAATGCGGATTCAATCCAGTACCAGGTCGAACTTGCAAAAGGTTCGGCAGAACTCACCGATATCTTCAAAAGAAAGGACGCGATACTAGGAGCAAATGATACCTCGGCTGCGGTTGGATATGCTCCAATGACGCCCA
The sequence above is drawn from the Candidatus Methanoperedens sp. genome and encodes:
- the rpl18a gene encoding 50S ribosomal protein L18Ae produces the protein MSRLTVDIYPIEYNTNPHPGDMMNFIVTGTFKAGQKWERFTKKITSPTKNNATEKTYSLIGSEHGLRRSLIKIESIEEAKE
- a CDS encoding ArsB/NhaD family transporter: MSQILAIAVFVFTYALIVLKPKRINEAHAALIGAALTIVFLLKPDNVLEALGISTPENPLPLVTTWNVVVILATLMVISSLLDDYGFFEYCATRAVHASRNSGMRLFLYTYLVVSAISLFAGNDVVILTTTPIILIFCRNAKINPKPYMFASFFAANTFSMPLYIGNLTNILIGDSLRLDYFGFTKYMLLPTLAAALVNYHLLKYIFRKQIPESFGSHDNGRIPIRNKSLVALGLAVLLGVIVLGGAANYMKIPLSVVTLGGAVILMIFERRIVHRLKRVSWNVVLFVIGLFIVVKGLEVSGVAGAAGEIMFSHISGNLTVAMFSVSLLSAFMCNLVNNIPMTAMMLSIIHHASLAQQMNTAMGYALVIGSNLGANFTTFGALAGILWLESAKRYGWSTTMTDLLKIGLFVTPIAILGASIMLALEMWLL
- the pfdA gene encoding prefoldin subunit alpha — translated: MNDVLTQQQLAELSEKHQVYQYQAEALAQQMNMVQLTIKDVETALITITALKDEPVGRETLVPLGFGSFAKATLVDTEKIVVGIGAGVSVEKKIDYATAFLEKRKDELTKYHEQLNHSIAKLAQELQNIQKIVQKHQQSLQSQQSRQPMRAQ
- a CDS encoding ribonuclease P, whose translation is MRKKQKDWAKDMAFQRIQRLFELASSEFKTCPERSNRYVLLARRLSMRYRVRMPKELRRRICKHCCAYLVEGANARTRLQGTHITTTCLVCGKQMRLPY
- the ftsY gene encoding signal recognition particle-docking protein FtsY — translated: MFEKLKEKLGSFKAVLGGAIEEKEKEAIKTLPVKTEAVKEEAPAAPELAAIQKAPEKIGIFGKIKAAVLEQEFIIEEKSLQDHLWELEMALLESDVALPVAEKIVESVKNELVGTRRKIGSDTGKIVETAIKNAISKVISVDSFDFDEFVKKASKPVSIVFVGVNGTGKTTTIAKMAERFKFKGYSVVIAAGDTFRAGAIEQIDKHAEALGIKLIKHQEGADPAAVIYDAIQFARAKHKDIVLADTAGRMHTNINLMDQLRKVCRVNKPDLVIFVDEAVAGNDAVERAKLFNSAVPFNGSILTKADADAKGGAAISISYTTGKPILFLGVGQSYKDLVKFEPQWLLARLFE
- a CDS encoding thioredoxin domain-containing protein: MAKKRPNRLISEKSPYLLQHAYNPVDWYPWGKDAFEKAKKEDKPVFLSIGYSTCHWCHVMEKESFEDDAVATLMNEAFVSIKVDREERPDIDSIYMKICQRMTGSGGWPLNMILTPDKKPFYAATYIPKESKFGRAGMLEMIPRIKNLWSLQRSEVEQLAAQNLSALKEVSASGVELDEDVLHAAYEQLLGMFDEQHGGFGDVPKFPTPHNFMFLLRYWRRTGDTMALFMVEKTLYAMRKGGIYDHIGFGFHRYSVDSGWLVPHFEKMLYDQAMLALAYVEAYQATGKEEYGKTCREIFTYVLRDMTSPEGGFYSGEDADSEGEEGKFYLWTEDEIRSVLSGEEALLIKKVFNITHEGNFPEGKSTGRNIFYLSKSLYEKASFLKLSMEELQNRIVTARRKLFDVREKRIHPGKDDKILTDWNGLMIAALAKGAAVFDEPAYAGAAKQALDFILLKMSDKEGRLYHRYRGGEAAVPGFLDDYAFLIWGLIELYETTFEIRYLKKVHELCNDMIRHFWDEENRGFHLTADDAEKVLVRRKELYDGALPAGNSVAMLNLIRLGKMTANPEFEKKGVQIGRAFSKSISQAPAAYTMLMAALDFAIGPSSEVVVAGDMEAADTKNMLAALRREFIPEKVVIFRPLGEAAEIIHLAGYTRNMLGMEGKATAYVCRDFSCRLPTTDIGEMLKLLKVPLD
- a CDS encoding gamma carbonic anhydrase family protein, producing the protein MIYTFEDKKPLIAKNAFIADTACIIGNVTIGERSSVWFNSVIRGDRAKISIGKGCNIQDNVVVHSDERDVEIGDKVTIGHGSVMHGCIVKNNALIGMNATVLHGAEIGEFSIVGAGALVPPGHKIPANSLVFGIPCKHARTTTDKDIELINNTLKNYEDLTARYLKLKGK